DNA sequence from the Pseudophryne corroboree isolate aPseCor3 chromosome 6, aPseCor3.hap2, whole genome shotgun sequence genome:
CAGTTTTGAGTTAGCCGTAGTGGGCTGCACCAGCGGGTACTGtagtaataatttatttatttgtgtcaAAAAGAAAAGCTGAAATTAGTATTCTTGTTTACTCTAGCTGTCTACTGGGAGAGAAACTTTCTGACACTAACTCCAGCTGATACTCTGACAGGATGAATGATGTCACTGTTCATCGCTCTCTGGATCTACACTGTGTCTGCGGTAAGTATATCTCTGTGTAGAACTGAGTAACTGTATTCCGCTGAATGATCTTATAGGTTTAAATGCAGTGTGATCTAGTCAGATCTGATAAATATTTGACTGGGAGTACTTCTTAATTGACCTCTTATGCTGAGTGTTTATAATATCCTGCGGTACTATAGTTCGTTAAATCCCCTTCAGCATAAGGTTTCTTTCTATCTGCATAGCCTTCAGCGTATGACGGTAGTAATCACCCTTCCGTTAGAGGCCCTTTGCTACTGTCTACTACGGGCCACCCCTGACCTTATATGGGAGTATATGGCACTTCCCACTGTGGTATCACTCACGGTTACTGCACAGCTTTAACCTGGATTGGTTAATTGGGGTTTGGTCACCTCCTGCAGGGCGTCGCCAGGGGAAGCTCCGCTTCACTCCTCCGTCCCCGCTGTCACCTTTCCGGACGTCCCTCACAACCGCACTGCACGACAGACACCGGACCCTCAGCTCTCCTCACCACCGCAGGAAGACATCGGAAAAGGAATCGAGGTAAGTATTACCGCTCTCCGTCTCTCTTTCACCCGCTGCCGTTATCAGTTCTCCCGGCGGTTCTCGCTACTCCTGCAGCGCAGCTCCGCCCATCTACTCAGCTCCCCTCAGAGACTGCCAACGGTCCTCTCTGTTCCTCCTTTACAAACCTCTCCTTGGttccccggatcagtcccgccacaCGCTCCCTGCACGCGCTGGCCATCTCCACTTCAATTATCCTCGGAGCTCCACTCCAGTGCTGGAAGTGGACCAATCTTAACTTCACGAGCCCATATCACTACTGGGCCATCAACAGTTCCGACTGTCCCATTTACCCTCTATGAGGGTCCCTATCTAGAAGTCATATTCCCTCTGTGAGGGTGGTGAACACTTTCTGTATTAGAGTAATATACATTTTACACGAGTATTTGTCCTCTGTGAGAATATTATGTATTTGAACCACTTTTACCACTGAGTGGCATTTTAATAAAAAGAAACACATGAACTTTACTGTAATTATTACTATAGCTTTTTAACATATATTATATTATTCTACTAATGCAGGGTATTacatgtactcaccactcttctatcttctggctctgttaggggtggcggcatgccgtgggagggtacgctcgccgtggtggggcttgcgaataactccctcaggagctctgtgtcctgtcagcggagaaacgggaccattaactctttaggatgttgggccgttctcccccctaagtcccacaaagcaggcagtctggtgccaatcagacctgcctgaaaacaacaaacagaaaataaatgcagaaaactcttcaggagcttctctaagcgtgaccgactcctccgggcacattttctaaactgattctggtaggaggggcatagagggaggagccagtgcacactattgatttcttaaagtgcccaaggcacctagtggacccgtctataccccatggtactaatgtggaccccggtatcctctaggacgtaagagaaataatcttTACATATTccagaagggtggtcttcagtatgtcggctgtcgggatcctggcgcacagtataccggcgccgggatcccgacagccggcataccgacacttattctccctcgtgggggtccacgacccccctggagggagaataaaatagtgtggggctcatttgcgctcgccacactgtcggtaagccggtggtcgggctcccggggccggtatgctggtcgccgggagcccgaccgccggccagccgtagtgaacccttccaGAACGTGTACATTTTCCTGTATATTGTTCCTTTATGGATTAGTATTAGGTGTGTCCCTTAGTGTAACTGAGCCCTGAGCATAGAATCagtcacagctccccctccccctgtgttcaGAATGTGACCTCACTGGTTTCCGTGTGTCAGAGACTTTAACTTTCATTTCCTTCTTCTGCTGCAgcgatggcgtctgctgatctgagacaGGCACTGAATTGTTCCATCTGCCGGAGGATTTATACAGATCCTGTAATCCTGGgatgtggccacaacttctgccgggtctgtattgagcgtgtgctggatacacaggaggggTCTGGAGTTTATAcctgtcctgactgcagagcaGAGTGTCAGGAGCGTCCTGCACTGATACGGAACATAACACTGTGTAAGATAGTGGGGAGTTTCCTGTCTACTCAGCCAGATCAGGAGAagactgggatcttctgcacttactgtgtggactctcctgtacctgctgctaaatcctgtctgcATTGTGAGGCTTCTCTGTGTGATAATCACCTGAGGGAACACAGCAAGTCAGCAGAACACGTCTTATGTGATCCCACcactgccctggggaacaggaaatgctccgtCCATAAGAAGATCCTGGAGTATTACTGCACTGAGGATGCGGCCTGTATCTGTGAGTCCTGCAGGCTGGATAGAGAACATCACGGACACCAGGTGGAGATGCTGGATGAGGCTtctgagaagaagaaggagaagctgaGGAATGTTCTGCAGAAACTGACCACAATGAGAGAGGATAATGAGAAGAGAGTCCAGAGTCTGCAGGTGCGCAGGAGAGAAGGTCAGGGAAAAGCAGCAGGTGTAACTGAGAGAGTCACTGccctgtttagagacatcaggagacagctggaggacctggagaagagagtcctgagtgagatctccaggcgggaacagcgcgtttcactcccggtctctgatctgatccagcagctggaaataaagaaggatgagctgtccgggaagatgcgtcacattgaggagctgtgtaacatgtctgatccagtgactgtcttacaggaaccagacacaggggacTTGTGTTATACTAAGGACAGAAAGAGACAGTATTCACAGGTCTATGATGcaggagatctggatgtgggtctcATCTCAGAGACATTACACACAGGAATGTCTGATATAATAAGAGGTATAAATGTATATTTCTTTATGCAGGGACCTACAGACATAGtgctggatgtaaccacagctggtgattATATACAGATATCAGGTGACAGGAAAACTGCATCCAGGTCACATAAAACCATGAATCGCCCAGAAACACCAGAGAGATTTCAGAATGATCAGGTAATAAGCACCAGGAGAttctcctcagggcgacattactgggaggtggatgtcagAAAGTCAGGGAACTGGAGGGTGGGGATGTGTTACCCCAGTATAGACAGGGGAGGAGATCAGTCACTCATTGGGAATAATAACAAGTCCTGGTGTCTGTGTAAGAAGTGGCATAATCATTACTCAGTGATACATGACAATACAGAGATCCGGGTAGCTGACGATATCCCCTGTGACAGAGTGAGGGTATATCTGGATTATGAGGCAGGACAGCTGTCCTTTCATGTTATGTGTGACaccatcagacacttacacacctacactgccaccctcactgagcccctccatgctgCATTATATGTATGGTGCATAAATGATTGTATAACTGTATCTGGGTGAGTCAGGAGCTGGGAGAAATTCCCATAAGAAATCTGCCCagggactggtgacatcacagggagGGGAATATAATTAGTAGAACAGTTAGACAATAGAATTAAGTAGTGGGTAGTGGGGGCCCACTCCACACACCCTGGACCCATTTTTACAATACTCACCTCTCTGGATTCCCCCATCGACATTAGCTCCTCTCCACAAGTCTCTGGTATAATGGCACGGCTACCATTTTCCTTGAGTTTTGTACGTGCGCTGTAACAAAGTCTCTGTGAAAATGGTCACTGCGCCATTTCCCACGGATGTGCACATGTGCAATAGAGCCTGTGCCCCCTCGTGCTCAGACTCCTTTGCGCTGCGGCGCTGCTGGGGCCCGGAAGGAGGAGTCTGCACGCAGGCCTCCTCCTCTATTAATATGCCCCTGGGTAGAGCTACAGTACAGCTGAGCCCCTCCCCCTGTGTAACCAGGTGACCAGTATGCCTGTACTTGCTCCCATGTTGGTGTGTTATGGCCCCCGTACATCACATAGATATGGTCCCCACAGTAGTATATATCAGGAATATTAAACATGCTTAAAAACCCCAATTCCCCGATCCCATCTGACAATGGGGCATTTTTAACGTTTCATTTCTCAGATTCCCTGATGAATCACCAATCATTGCTGCCGTGCATCCAGAAGGTGAATCGGGGAAATGGGCCGCCTGATGTGTGGGGGCCTTTAGAAACTGtcattataaatatataattatacatTTCTGTGAGATTTCTCCGCCTCTGACCCACTGACAGCTGTGATTGGCTGCAATATCTGCCTATCAGCCGGTGTGTACCCTATTACTCCAGTAATATGCTCCTATTGGCTGTGATATATATTGCGATGTGtaagagtaatattgattaaaatgcttttgctgtattaatgtttcaatatattctaaatactgtatatatgaccctttacatatattataaggtCATCGTTGCTTGTGTGTTAGAAGACAACAGGTGTTTTCCTTAAATACTTTACAAGAAAGAATGCGAAACCAGAAGACAGAGAAAGACAGAAATAGTATATGCTCAGCAATCGCCTAATGCGTTGACAAGACAGACTCCCGGAATAGTTTGGAAATGTGTCTTTTTGTATACTCCCTTATATGTCACTGAAACTTGTACTTTGTATCATTACCTAATtttatacttcactgtgattggagggcatgtgATAAGCCCACTTCTCTTTTGGTGTAATTAGACGATCTCTCAGTCACAGGaaggacagagcagtgttatactgaCAACTGTGTAGTGTGATTTCTTGCTCTCCAGCCGGCTGTGTCCAGCActttgaatctccaagacagaaTGGCTACTAAGATGTTGGTAATAGGTGTGAGCCTTATTACCCCAACAGATGTTTCTGTATATCTCCTCCTATTGGCTGTGATATtgggataatgggcctaattcagtaagtatagcaaattctgctaattaggagGACTTTCTATCCTTTTGATCGCATgccgggagcccccccccccccccccccgttgaacAAGCAGAAGTTGCAaacgcattgcaatttctgcttgttagcagaacctAAGGAAGCCTCCTACCGGCccagcttagctgcacccgcagggGAACCGCCGCCATCTTACTGATCAcgacggctgcgtgtgacatcacacagcttccGCGATCATGCCACCGCAATGCCCCGGTTCGCGACGCACCACCCACCATTCGTCCTgctccgcccctgcaatgctccgtctcctccctggaaacagagcgttgtcCGCCCTTCCCACCCCGTGActgccgctgcctgattgacaggcagaggcgatcacgttttctgcagcccccccgcagaaaatgcgggcacatgcgcaggacgggcgttgtgcatgcgcccgcatctttttctaaacctgaattaggccctatatctcagTATAGCTTCTCATACTGGGAATTGTAGTTTCTGAAATAATAAAAGATGGGTTGAACTACAACTCCAAGCATgcctttttgctttactgtattaatATGTCATTTGCACAATCAATCATTCTAATAAATATGATTTTCTCCTAATTATTTCTAATATTATTACTGCAGCAGCGCTGTATCCAAGGGAAAATGGCGCATATAAGACAGGGACGTACAAGGTAGACAGAACACATACAGACATGGAAAAAAGTGTACGGAGGGTAAATAATCAGCAAGTGCCCGTCAGTGTGTATTTATACTAAGTACCGcctatgcagggtcggactggcccccactgcctgtgggcccaccttctCCTCTAGCGAGCAGGTTCCAGACTCTACTCTAGTGGACTTGAATTATACATACAGTGTGTTACATCATACTGCACGGTGTATATGACCATGGTatattttgtacagtgcattgctgttattagtttGGTACATtttatatttatcaaggagcccagaccctgcactctctaatggttagccaaacctctgtggtggttcGTTACACCCCCactgaagactggccacacccttaagcatgggcccctaccacagaattcccctggtgggcccttcatgctcagtCCGACACTGCCGCTATGTGAGGAACTGTGTACCAGGCCACACCTGATTCGTTTTCTGTAGATATTATTACTAATACATGGGATGTTCTATGTAACAGACTGAGGGTACCTGGGAATCTGAGTGAGGTTCACCATGCTGTCTGGGAAGCAGAGAACAATGTATGAATATTATTGGAGACAAATACTCCCCGCTGATGGCattgcaatgcctagtcagtgcctGCACTCAGAACTCCAACTGCCACTCTCTAGATCTTATCTATAGATATTCATACACCAGCAAAGCTCTCTGCTCTCTCTATACCCTGCCCTGTGTAGTCACAACACATGCCAGTCATTCAGGATGTCACAGAGACTGATGAGGAGTGGAGATGAGGCGTCTGGGTTCCTGTACACAGAGGGGTGTAtgtgatcagattacctgcagctccatacataacctgtatATTACTTATATACTCATCCTGATCATCTCAGTATACAGTCAGGGGGcttacattacagcaggctgcacaataatcatcatcatcatcacattattTATATagggctctttctccaacaggacatcaaaaacaatgcac
Encoded proteins:
- the LOC134935814 gene encoding E3 ubiquitin-protein ligase TRIM11-like, translating into MASADLRQALNCSICRRIYTDPVILGCGHNFCRVCIERVLDTQEGSGVYTCPDCRAECQERPALIRNITLCKIVGSFLSTQPDQEKTGIFCTYCVDSPVPAAKSCLHCEASLCDNHLREHSKSAEHVLCDPTTALGNRKCSVHKKILEYYCTEDAACICESCRLDREHHGHQVEMLDEASEKKKEKLRNVLQKLTTMREDNEKRVQSLQVRRREGQGKAAGVTERVTALFRDIRRQLEDLEKRVLSEISRREQRVSLPVSDLIQQLEIKKDELSGKMRHIEELCNMSDPVTVLQEPDTGDLCYTKDRKRQYSQVYDAGDLDVGLISETLHTGMSDIIRGINVYFFMQGPTDIVLDVTTAGDYIQISGDRKTASRSHKTMNRPETPERFQNDQVISTRRFSSGRHYWEVDVRKSGNWRVGMCYPSIDRGGDQSLIGNNNKSWCLCKKWHNHYSVIHDNTEIRVADDIPCDRVRVYLDYEAGQLSFHVMCDTIRHLHTYTATLTEPLHAALYVWCINDCITVSG